In Simplicispira sp. 125, one DNA window encodes the following:
- a CDS encoding class I SAM-dependent methyltransferase: MRNETIWRPTKYVQRSGRWRTSLNPKEVGVGSRLISDAVAKRYDEHLASCAHGRLLDLGCGKAPLYGIYRSLVTNVTCCDWTEDAHVDVVSDLAQPLPFADGAFDTIILSDVLEHAPDPALVWREMSRVLSPGGHIVMNVPFFYWLHAHPHDFYRFTEFALARFSAVNGLNLLRLDPLGGVVEVWADLHAKLLAHIPIVGTLLATVLQIAIGLWGHYRWGEHIAKVSARHFPLGYFVIAQKPASAN, translated from the coding sequence ATGCGAAACGAAACAATTTGGCGCCCCACCAAATACGTGCAGCGTAGTGGCCGCTGGCGTACCAGCCTCAACCCAAAAGAGGTAGGAGTGGGCTCACGCTTGATTTCAGACGCTGTAGCAAAGCGATATGACGAGCATCTCGCCAGCTGCGCTCATGGACGCCTGCTCGACCTGGGTTGCGGTAAGGCACCGCTGTACGGCATCTACCGAAGCTTGGTGACGAACGTCACATGCTGCGACTGGACAGAAGATGCTCACGTTGACGTGGTGAGTGATTTGGCACAACCGCTGCCCTTTGCCGATGGCGCGTTTGACACCATCATCTTGTCCGATGTGCTGGAGCATGCGCCTGATCCAGCACTTGTCTGGCGAGAAATGTCCCGGGTGCTCTCGCCCGGTGGGCACATCGTGATGAACGTGCCATTCTTTTATTGGCTGCACGCTCATCCTCACGATTTTTACCGCTTTACCGAGTTCGCACTCGCCAGATTCTCTGCCGTTAATGGACTGAATCTGCTACGCCTGGATCCACTTGGTGGGGTTGTGGAGGTATGGGCCGATCTTCATGCGAAGCTGCTAGCACACATACCGATCGTAGGCACCCTACTTGCAACCGTGCTACAGATAGCGATTGGACTCTGGGGACACTATCGCTGGGGCGAACACATTGCCAAAGTGTCTGCACGCCATTTCCCACTCGGTTACTTTGTCATTGCCCAAAAGCCTGCAAGTGCCAATTGA
- a CDS encoding glycosyltransferase family 4 protein: MTRQLNILYLNHYAGTPSLGMEYRPYYLAREWVRAGHSVTVVAANFSHVRARQPQAGQEKVDGVTYHWLPTPGYQGNGLGRVKNIWSFLRQVWQLAPALVAACQPDVVIASSTYPMDIWVASRLARLAGARLVYEVHDLWPASPMELSGMPWWHPFILLCQKAENDAYRDADRVVSMLPNVASHMAAHGLDLHKLHIVPNGISPEEWGGPAEALPDALAAHLQSLRAAHRIVVGYAGSHGVPNALDVLLDAAALLQHENMAFVLVGDGHEKARLAQRVQAEGLHNVQLFAPVSKGQIPSLLQQLDIAYIGWKRVALYRFGIAPNKLMDYMMASCAILHSVEAGNDPVIDADCGLTVAPESAAVVAQGLQRLASATPEQRQQMGERGKAYVLAHHTYPVLARRFIEAVA; the protein is encoded by the coding sequence ATGACCCGTCAACTAAACATCCTCTACCTTAACCACTACGCCGGCACCCCGTCGCTGGGCATGGAATACCGCCCCTATTACCTGGCCCGCGAATGGGTGCGCGCCGGGCACTCGGTAACGGTGGTCGCAGCCAATTTTTCGCATGTGCGCGCGCGCCAGCCGCAGGCCGGGCAGGAAAAAGTGGACGGCGTCACCTACCACTGGCTACCTACACCCGGCTACCAAGGCAACGGCCTGGGTCGCGTCAAGAACATCTGGAGCTTTCTGCGCCAGGTGTGGCAACTGGCGCCCGCGCTGGTGGCGGCTTGCCAGCCCGATGTAGTTATTGCATCCAGCACCTACCCCATGGACATTTGGGTGGCGAGCCGCTTGGCCCGGCTAGCGGGGGCACGGCTGGTGTATGAGGTGCATGACCTATGGCCTGCCTCGCCCATGGAGCTTTCAGGCATGCCTTGGTGGCACCCCTTCATCTTGCTGTGCCAGAAAGCAGAAAACGATGCCTATCGCGACGCAGACCGGGTGGTCTCCATGCTGCCCAACGTGGCCAGCCACATGGCGGCGCATGGGCTGGATTTGCACAAACTACACATCGTGCCCAACGGCATATCGCCGGAAGAATGGGGCGGCCCTGCCGAAGCGCTGCCAGACGCGCTGGCGGCGCACCTGCAATCACTGCGGGCCGCTCACCGCATAGTGGTGGGCTACGCGGGCTCGCATGGCGTGCCCAATGCGCTAGATGTTTTGCTGGATGCAGCGGCCTTGCTGCAACATGAAAACATGGCGTTCGTGCTAGTGGGCGACGGGCATGAAAAAGCGCGGCTGGCGCAACGTGTGCAGGCCGAGGGTCTGCACAACGTGCAGCTTTTTGCCCCGGTTTCCAAGGGTCAGATACCTTCTCTGCTGCAACAACTGGACATTGCCTATATTGGCTGGAAGCGCGTTGCGCTGTACCGCTTTGGCATCGCCCCCAACAAGCTGATGGATTACATGATGGCAAGCTGCGCAATTTTGCACTCAGTCGAAGCGGGAAACGACCCGGTGATCGATGCGGACTGCGGCCTGACTGTTGCGCCGGAATCTGCGGCAGTGGTAGCGCAAGGGCTGCAGCGCCTAGCCAGCGCCACACCAGAGCAGCGCCAACAGATGGGCGAGCGCGGCAAAGCCTACGTGCTAGCGCACCACACGTACCCAGTGCTGGCCCGGCGCTTCATCGAGGCCGTGGCATGA
- a CDS encoding class I SAM-dependent methyltransferase produces the protein MNPLDEPQAIAERYTRRTAHDDRYSFLRPEVCLGVQERQRVILQLLRQKGITDLAQLRLLELGCGTGANLLEFLRMGCAPQHLAGIELLPDRYAQARHMLPAAVRLQQGDALLADVPHASQEVVLLSTVFSSVLDQGFQQRLAATLWQWLRPGGAVLWYDFTYNNPSNPDVRGVPLRRVQALFPQGRITSWRVTLAPPLARAVVRVHPALYGLFNSMPWLRTHILCWIEKT, from the coding sequence ATGAACCCTCTGGACGAACCCCAGGCCATTGCCGAGCGCTACACCCGCCGCACGGCCCATGATGACCGCTACAGCTTTTTGCGCCCCGAGGTTTGCCTGGGTGTGCAAGAGCGCCAGCGCGTGATATTGCAGTTGCTGCGCCAAAAGGGCATCACAGACTTGGCCCAACTGCGTTTACTAGAATTGGGCTGCGGCACGGGCGCCAACCTGCTGGAGTTTTTGCGTATGGGCTGCGCGCCCCAGCACCTGGCGGGCATCGAGCTGCTGCCAGACCGTTATGCCCAAGCACGCCATATGCTGCCCGCAGCCGTGCGCTTGCAGCAAGGAGACGCCTTGCTGGCTGACGTGCCGCACGCATCGCAAGAGGTGGTGCTACTTTCTACGGTGTTCTCGTCGGTGCTCGACCAAGGTTTTCAGCAGCGGCTGGCAGCGACCCTGTGGCAATGGCTGCGCCCCGGCGGCGCCGTGCTCTGGTACGACTTCACCTACAACAACCCGAGCAACCCGGATGTGCGCGGCGTGCCCTTGCGCCGGGTGCAGGCCCTGTTCCCGCAAGGGCGCATTACGTCGTGGCGGGTTACGCTGGCGCCGCCCCTGGCTCGTGCCGTGGTTCGCGTGCACCCTGCGCTCTACGGACTGTTCAATAGCATGCCGTGGCTGCGCACCCATATCCTCTGCTGGATCGAAAAAACATGA
- a CDS encoding DegT/DnrJ/EryC1/StrS family aminotransferase: MSFTFLPFARPDIGDAEIAAVTQALCSGWVTTGPTTHKFEQAFTDYLGGSGLQSIAVNSATAGLHLALEALGIGPGDEVIAPTLTFTATVEVVRYLGADPVLVDVDPVTLNIDPDAIRAAITPRTKAIMPVHYAGLACRMDEILAIAREHNLKVVEDAAHALPTTWQGTLVGQLQSDVTVFSFYANKTITTGEGGMAVTRDTQLAERMRVMRLHGMSRDAFDRFSSKTPAWYYEIVAPGFKYNMTDIAAAMGVEQLARLPQFVRRRQHLAARYQAQLADLPLVLPADAPAGDAHAWHLYVVRLAPGARVGRDETIQALSDRGIGTSVHYVPLHRQPYWRDRYQLTPDMFPQADAAYQSMISLPLFTAMQDADQDRVIAALHEVLG, from the coding sequence ATGAGCTTCACATTTCTCCCCTTCGCCCGCCCAGACATTGGCGATGCAGAAATCGCCGCTGTCACCCAAGCCCTGTGTTCGGGCTGGGTGACCACCGGCCCCACAACGCACAAATTTGAGCAAGCCTTCACCGACTACCTGGGCGGCAGCGGCCTGCAGTCGATTGCCGTCAATTCGGCCACTGCGGGCTTGCACCTTGCGCTGGAGGCCCTGGGCATCGGCCCGGGCGACGAGGTGATTGCCCCCACACTGACCTTCACCGCCACCGTGGAAGTAGTGCGCTACCTGGGCGCCGATCCGGTGCTGGTGGACGTAGACCCGGTAACGTTGAACATTGACCCCGATGCCATCCGCGCCGCCATCACCCCGCGGACGAAGGCCATCATGCCGGTGCACTACGCGGGCCTGGCCTGCCGCATGGATGAAATTTTGGCTATCGCACGTGAGCACAATCTGAAGGTGGTGGAAGACGCCGCCCACGCCCTGCCCACCACCTGGCAGGGCACGCTGGTGGGGCAGTTGCAGTCCGACGTGACGGTGTTCAGCTTCTACGCCAACAAGACCATCACCACTGGCGAAGGCGGCATGGCCGTGACGCGCGACACCCAACTGGCCGAGCGCATGCGCGTGATGCGCCTGCACGGCATGAGCCGGGACGCCTTCGACCGCTTCAGCTCCAAAACCCCGGCGTGGTACTACGAAATCGTGGCCCCCGGCTTCAAATACAACATGACCGACATCGCTGCGGCGATGGGCGTGGAGCAACTGGCACGGCTGCCGCAGTTCGTGCGGCGCCGCCAGCACCTGGCGGCACGCTACCAGGCGCAACTGGCAGACCTGCCCCTGGTGCTGCCCGCAGATGCTCCGGCGGGGGACGCGCATGCCTGGCACCTGTACGTCGTGCGGCTGGCTCCCGGGGCGCGTGTCGGACGCGACGAGACCATCCAGGCGCTGTCAGACCGGGGCATTGGCACCAGCGTGCACTATGTGCCGCTGCACCGCCAGCCCTACTGGCGCGACCGCTACCAGCTCACCCCCGATATGTTCCCCCAGGCCGATGCGGCTTACCAGTCCATGATCAGCCTGCCCCTGTTCACTGCCATGCAAGACGCCGACCAGGATCGCGTCATTGCGGCGCTGCATGAGGTGCTCGGCTAA
- a CDS encoding sugar transferase: MTKRLFDTAFATLALLLLCPVLLAVALWVRLDSPGPALFRQQRVGRGGQLFGIYKFRSMYTGAEAEGLPLTVGADTRITSAGAWLRRTKVDELPQLLNVLWGDMSMVGPRPEVPRYVAHYPADLRATVLSVRPGITDLASLAFRNESALLAHSPDPERTYVEQILPTKLAFACQYVQTHTLWLDLKIIVRTALTLLGWANSAAPQPPPAP; encoded by the coding sequence ATGACCAAACGCCTGTTCGACACAGCCTTCGCCACGCTGGCCCTGCTGCTGCTGTGCCCGGTGCTACTGGCCGTGGCACTGTGGGTGCGGCTCGATTCACCCGGGCCCGCGCTCTTTCGGCAGCAGCGCGTGGGGCGTGGTGGTCAGCTGTTTGGTATTTACAAGTTCCGCAGCATGTACACCGGTGCCGAAGCTGAAGGTCTGCCCCTGACGGTAGGTGCAGACACCCGCATCACAAGCGCAGGTGCCTGGCTGCGCCGCACGAAGGTAGACGAATTACCGCAGCTCCTCAATGTGCTCTGGGGCGACATGAGCATGGTGGGCCCCCGCCCCGAAGTGCCGCGCTACGTTGCGCACTACCCTGCCGACCTGCGCGCCACCGTGCTCAGCGTGCGTCCAGGCATCACCGACCTGGCCTCGCTCGCGTTTCGCAACGAAAGCGCATTGCTGGCGCACAGCCCAGACCCGGAGCGCACTTATGTGGAACAGATTTTGCCCACCAAACTGGCCTTTGCCTGCCAGTATGTGCAAACACATACTCTGTGGCTGGATCTGAAAATCATCGTGCGGACGGCTTTGACCTTGCTGGGATGGGCAAACTCTGCAGCCCCGCAGCCACCCCCTGCGCCATAA
- the lysS gene encoding lysine--tRNA ligase, translated as MSEQNHAPAPQDENQLIAERRDKLRALRDAQAQGKGVAFPNNFKPAHHAATLQEAHGEASGESLEAAPVTASVAGRMMLKRVMGKASFATVQDATGRMQLYITRDALGEELYAAFKHWDLGDIVGAEGTLMKTKTGELSIKVTALRLLTKSLRPMPDKFHGIADQEVKYRQRYIDLMTDEQARKRFVARSKAVSGIRDFMVQHGFLEVETPMLHPIPGGANAKPFVTHHNALEQEMYLRIAPELYLKRLLVGGFERVFEINRNFRNEGISVRHNPEFTMMEFYAAYWNYQDLMGFTEQLVRDAALKAVGTLDLSYQGRAVDLGQPFARLTIREAIFQHTEAGAHVDDAAWLISALKKLGMTEEKNKLSVRSLASLQVLYFEETVEDKLWQPTFIMEHPTEISPLARANDARPEVTERFELYITGREFGNGFSELNDAEDQAARFHAQVTAKDSGDDEAMYYDHDFVRALEYGMPPAGGCGIGIDRLMMLLTDSPSIRDVILFPALRRES; from the coding sequence ATGTCTGAACAGAACCACGCCCCCGCCCCCCAAGACGAAAACCAGCTCATCGCCGAGCGCCGCGACAAATTGCGCGCCCTGCGTGATGCACAGGCACAGGGCAAGGGCGTTGCTTTCCCCAACAACTTCAAACCAGCCCACCACGCCGCCACTTTGCAGGAAGCCCACGGCGAAGCCTCCGGTGAATCCCTGGAGGCAGCGCCCGTCACCGCCAGCGTGGCCGGCCGCATGATGCTCAAGCGCGTGATGGGCAAGGCCAGCTTCGCCACCGTGCAGGATGCCACTGGACGCATGCAGCTCTACATCACGCGCGATGCCCTGGGCGAAGAACTCTATGCGGCCTTCAAGCACTGGGACTTGGGCGACATCGTCGGGGCCGAAGGCACGCTCATGAAGACCAAGACGGGTGAACTATCGATCAAGGTCACCGCCTTGCGCCTGCTCACCAAGAGCCTGCGCCCCATGCCGGACAAGTTCCATGGCATTGCTGACCAGGAGGTCAAGTACCGCCAGCGCTACATCGACCTGATGACCGACGAGCAGGCCCGCAAGCGTTTCGTGGCGCGCAGCAAGGCCGTCAGCGGCATCCGCGACTTCATGGTGCAGCACGGCTTCCTGGAGGTCGAGACGCCCATGCTCCACCCCATTCCGGGCGGCGCCAACGCCAAGCCCTTTGTCACGCACCACAACGCGCTGGAGCAGGAGATGTACCTGCGCATCGCACCAGAGCTGTACCTCAAGCGCCTGCTGGTGGGCGGCTTCGAGCGGGTGTTCGAGATCAACCGCAATTTCCGCAATGAAGGCATCTCGGTGCGCCACAACCCCGAGTTCACCATGATGGAGTTCTATGCAGCCTACTGGAACTACCAGGACCTCATGGGCTTTACCGAGCAGTTGGTGCGTGATGCCGCCCTCAAGGCCGTGGGCACGCTCGATCTGAGCTACCAGGGCCGTGCCGTGGACCTGGGCCAGCCGTTTGCACGCCTCACGATCCGCGAGGCCATCTTCCAGCACACCGAGGCCGGCGCCCATGTGGACGATGCAGCCTGGCTCATCAGCGCACTGAAAAAACTGGGCATGACCGAGGAAAAGAACAAGCTCTCCGTCCGCAGCCTGGCCAGCCTGCAGGTGCTGTACTTTGAGGAAACGGTGGAAGACAAACTGTGGCAGCCCACCTTCATCATGGAGCACCCTACCGAAATCTCGCCCCTGGCCCGCGCCAACGACGCCCGCCCCGAGGTGACCGAGCGCTTTGAGCTCTATATCACGGGCCGCGAATTTGGCAACGGTTTCTCCGAACTGAACGACGCCGAGGACCAGGCCGCCCGCTTTCACGCCCAGGTGACGGCCAAGGACAGCGGCGACGACGAGGCCATGTATTACGACCACGACTTTGTGCGCGCGCTCGAGTACGGCATGCCACCCGCGGGTGGCTGCGGCATCGGCATTGACCGATTGATGATGCTGCTGACCGACAGCCCCAGCATCCGCGATGTGATCCTGTTCCCGGCCCTGCGGCGCGAAAGCTGA
- a CDS encoding mechanosensitive ion channel family protein, producing the protein MRRSLKFYLPEWAQDWFEIIVPGLQIVMIVLVAWLLLRLLHRVLRRIGAHYQLPHDMQLLFNGILRWAIVLGTALLILERMGVSAMVLWTAFTGFATVGAVAFFAAWSVLSNLFCALLIFAVGPFRVGDVIEVLDTAEKEGARGRVTDINMLYTTLEDIAPHTAGTLLQIPNTLIFQRMVRRWKPGQEVKPTVPASTAPDADNTPPA; encoded by the coding sequence ATGCGGCGCTCGCTGAAGTTCTACCTGCCCGAGTGGGCGCAGGACTGGTTCGAAATCATCGTCCCAGGACTGCAAATTGTGATGATCGTGCTGGTCGCGTGGCTGTTGCTGCGCTTGCTGCACCGCGTGCTGCGCCGTATCGGGGCGCACTACCAACTCCCCCACGACATGCAGTTGCTGTTCAACGGCATCCTGCGCTGGGCTATTGTGCTGGGCACCGCCTTGCTGATCCTCGAGCGCATGGGGGTTTCCGCCATGGTGCTGTGGACAGCCTTTACCGGCTTTGCCACCGTGGGCGCCGTGGCGTTTTTTGCCGCCTGGAGCGTACTGTCCAACCTGTTTTGTGCGCTGTTGATCTTTGCAGTGGGGCCGTTCCGCGTGGGCGATGTGATCGAGGTGCTCGACACCGCCGAAAAGGAAGGCGCGCGCGGCCGTGTCACCGACATCAACATGCTTTACACCACGCTCGAAGACATCGCCCCCCACACGGCAGGCACCTTGCTGCAGATTCCGAACACCTTGATTTTTCAGCGCATGGTGCGGCGCTGGAAACCGGGGCAAGAGGTCAAGCCTACCGTCCCGGCCTCGACGGCCCCGGACGCGGACAACACCCCACCCGCCTGA
- the nagZ gene encoding beta-N-acetylhexosaminidase, which produces MTEHSPLILDVAGTILSAVDRRRLAHPLTGGVILFARNWENRAQLLALTSAIKAVRDDLLICVDHEGGRVQRFRSDGFTHLPPMRALGSLWMRDGKGGPGSGALAATNAATAAGYVLGSELRSCGVDFSFTPILDLDWGGSAVIGDRAFHRDPRVVTLLAKSLAHGLLQAGMAHCGKHFPGHGFVQADSHTEIPVDRRSLKAILQDDAAPYGWLRSTLTSVMPAHVIYPKVDSRPACFSRKWLQDILRGQLGFDGAIFSDDLSMEGARRIDGQLVSYTDAAVAALQAGCDLVLLCNQSVGDGHAVDELLDGLAQRLEEGQWQPSADSEARRLAQLPQTLPQAWDDLMFQPAYQQALEMLP; this is translated from the coding sequence ATGACTGAACATTCCCCCCTCATCCTTGACGTTGCCGGTACCATCCTGTCCGCTGTGGACCGGCGCCGCCTGGCCCATCCCCTGACCGGCGGTGTCATTCTGTTTGCCCGCAACTGGGAGAATCGCGCCCAGTTGCTGGCCCTGACCAGCGCTATCAAGGCCGTGCGCGACGATCTGCTGATCTGCGTGGACCACGAAGGTGGCCGTGTGCAGCGCTTTCGCAGCGACGGTTTCACCCACCTGCCGCCCATGCGTGCCCTGGGCTCCCTGTGGATGCGTGACGGCAAGGGTGGCCCTGGCAGCGGAGCCCTGGCTGCCACTAATGCGGCCACGGCTGCGGGCTATGTGCTGGGCAGCGAGTTGCGTTCCTGTGGCGTGGATTTCAGCTTCACACCCATCCTGGACCTCGATTGGGGCGGTAGCGCCGTGATTGGCGACCGCGCCTTTCACCGCGATCCGCGTGTCGTCACCTTGTTGGCCAAAAGCCTGGCGCATGGTTTGCTGCAGGCGGGCATGGCCCACTGCGGCAAGCATTTTCCCGGCCACGGCTTCGTCCAGGCCGATTCGCATACGGAAATTCCTGTGGACAGGCGCAGCCTCAAGGCCATCCTGCAGGACGATGCAGCGCCCTATGGCTGGCTGCGCAGCACGCTGACCAGCGTGATGCCGGCGCATGTGATCTATCCCAAGGTGGATAGTCGACCGGCCTGTTTTTCACGCAAGTGGCTGCAGGACATTCTGCGCGGCCAGCTGGGTTTTGATGGCGCCATCTTTAGCGACGACCTGAGCATGGAAGGCGCACGCCGTATCGATGGGCAGCTGGTTAGCTATACCGACGCGGCCGTGGCGGCGCTGCAGGCCGGGTGTGACCTGGTGCTGCTGTGCAACCAGAGTGTGGGAGATGGGCACGCCGTCGACGAGTTGCTCGACGGGTTGGCGCAACGCTTGGAGGAGGGGCAGTGGCAACCCAGCGCCGACAGCGAGGCCCGCCGCCTGGCGCAGTTGCCGCAAACCCTGCCGCAGGCCTGGGATGATCTGATGTTCCAGCCCGCCTACCAGCAAGCGCTGGAAATGCTGCCCTGA
- the acpS gene encoding holo-ACP synthase, whose amino-acid sequence MIYGIGTDICDVRRIRASLERHGDRFAEKVLGPAELATWRGRSTRWPERGVRYLATRFSAKESFSKAIGLGMRMPMTWRLCEVGTLASGQPTIVLHGELKDWFDARGLSAHLSVTDESDYAASFCVVEKLASNAYPSSADSY is encoded by the coding sequence ATGATCTATGGTATCGGCACCGACATTTGCGATGTGCGCCGCATCCGTGCCAGCCTGGAGCGCCATGGAGACCGTTTTGCCGAGAAGGTGCTGGGACCGGCCGAGCTGGCCACCTGGCGCGGGCGCAGCACTCGCTGGCCCGAGCGTGGCGTGCGCTATTTGGCCACGCGCTTTTCCGCCAAGGAATCCTTCAGCAAGGCCATTGGCCTGGGAATGCGCATGCCCATGACTTGGCGCTTGTGTGAGGTGGGTACATTGGCCAGCGGTCAGCCCACCATCGTGCTGCACGGTGAACTGAAGGACTGGTTCGACGCGCGTGGCCTCAGCGCGCACCTGAGCGTGACCGATGAGTCTGACTACGCTGCAAGTTTTTGTGTTGTAGAAAAATTGGCCTCTAACGCTTATCCATCAAGCGCTGATAGCTATTAA
- a CDS encoding pyridoxine 5'-phosphate synthase, with amino-acid sequence MNPLSHGHRTALSVNVNKVALVRNTRHLGIPSVMRAALLCLQAGANGITVHPRPDERHIRASDVHELASLMKNWPDREYNIEGNPSQNLMDFIRQVRPHQATFVPDSEDQFTSDHGWSFPQDAVRLAPLIAECRALGVRVSLFMDPVPEQMAQARAVGADRVELYTEPYAAAWGTDRQAQELERYRAAARAAMDAGLGVNAGHDLNRDNLAAFVRGVPGVLEVSIGHALIADALELGYAATVRAYQACIDQGFVDS; translated from the coding sequence ATGAATCCACTTTCCCACGGACACCGTACCGCACTGTCGGTCAACGTCAACAAGGTCGCGCTGGTACGCAACACGCGCCATCTGGGCATCCCCAGCGTCATGCGCGCGGCCTTGCTGTGCCTGCAGGCCGGTGCCAATGGCATCACCGTGCACCCCCGACCGGACGAGCGGCATATCCGTGCCAGCGATGTGCATGAACTGGCCAGTCTCATGAAAAATTGGCCCGACCGTGAGTACAACATTGAGGGCAATCCGTCGCAGAACCTGATGGACTTCATTCGCCAGGTACGCCCCCACCAGGCCACTTTTGTGCCCGACAGCGAAGACCAGTTCACCAGCGACCATGGTTGGAGCTTTCCGCAGGATGCCGTCCGCCTTGCTCCGCTGATTGCCGAATGCCGGGCGCTGGGCGTGCGCGTGAGCCTGTTCATGGACCCTGTGCCCGAACAAATGGCGCAGGCCCGGGCCGTGGGCGCGGACCGGGTCGAGCTGTACACCGAGCCCTATGCCGCGGCCTGGGGCACCGACCGGCAGGCCCAGGAGCTTGAGCGCTACCGCGCCGCAGCCCGGGCGGCCATGGATGCAGGCCTGGGCGTGAATGCGGGCCATGACCTCAACCGCGACAACCTTGCCGCCTTTGTACGCGGCGTACCAGGCGTGCTGGAGGTGTCCATCGGCCATGCACTGATTGCCGATGCGCTGGAACTGGGCTACGCCGCCACGGTACGGGCCTACCAGGCCTGCATTGACCAGGGATTCGTTGACTCCTGA
- the recO gene encoding DNA repair protein RecO: protein MAIARRFSNEPAFVLHRYDWSESSLILEVFTRHHGRTALVAKGAKKPSSNFRPVLLPLQPLHLTWTQSDTGAGDIHTLKGAEWVGGHIMPTGDALLSGTYLNELLLRLLARDDPHAHLFDTYGAVVRVLASEHGDALEPVLRSFEMLLLREIGLLPALDAQTLTGGALAPDARYALVAEGGLRSAAAGERASLSGARWLQLSDALQGEVPFTDLLRACAPVTGELKPQLRTLLQYHCGNPLLRTRQFMMDMQSL, encoded by the coding sequence TTGGCTATTGCGCGCCGCTTTTCCAACGAACCCGCCTTTGTCCTGCACCGCTACGACTGGAGCGAGTCCAGCCTGATTCTGGAGGTGTTCACGCGCCACCATGGGCGCACTGCACTGGTGGCCAAGGGGGCCAAAAAGCCGAGTTCCAATTTCCGTCCGGTGCTGTTGCCGCTGCAGCCGCTGCACCTGACCTGGACCCAGAGCGATACGGGTGCCGGAGATATTCACACCCTTAAAGGCGCGGAGTGGGTGGGCGGCCACATCATGCCCACAGGCGACGCGCTGCTGTCGGGCACCTACCTGAACGAGCTGCTGCTGCGCCTGCTGGCACGCGATGACCCGCACGCCCACCTGTTCGACACCTATGGTGCTGTGGTGCGCGTACTGGCCAGTGAGCATGGTGACGCCCTGGAGCCGGTATTGCGCAGTTTTGAAATGCTGCTGCTGCGTGAAATCGGCCTGCTGCCTGCGTTGGATGCCCAGACCCTCACCGGTGGTGCCCTGGCGCCGGATGCCCGTTACGCTTTAGTCGCCGAGGGCGGCCTGCGCAGCGCCGCCGCAGGCGAGCGGGCCAGCCTCTCTGGAGCGCGGTGGCTGCAGTTGAGCGATGCGCTGCAGGGCGAAGTGCCCTTTACCGACCTGCTACGGGCCTGTGCCCCCGTGACTGGAGAGCTCAAGCCCCAATTGCGTACCCTGTTGCAATACCATTGCGGAAACCCGTTGCTGCGCACACGCCAGTTCATGATGGATATGCAATCGCTATGA
- the era gene encoding GTPase Era has protein sequence MLAAARPAGAAGVDVKGQRCGVIAIVGKPNVGKSTLLNALVGQKISITSRKAQTTRHRITGIRTQGQTQFVFVDTPGFQTRHATALNKSLNKTVMGAIGDVDLILFVVEAGSFTLADAKVLSLFKPGIPTLLIANKLDNIHRRAEIAPWLKSMQERHPFAEFVPMSAKNKGDVERLYGICEKYLPEAPWWYAEDELTDRSEKFLASETVREKLFRFTGDELPYTSTVIIDQFSEEKSKQHKRLVRIAATIVVERDSHKAMVIGDKGERLKRIGTETRQELEKLMDAKVFIEIWVKVRSGWADDEARVRSFGYE, from the coding sequence ATGTTGGCGGCTGCCCGGCCTGCCGGTGCTGCCGGGGTGGATGTGAAGGGACAGCGCTGCGGCGTCATCGCCATTGTCGGCAAGCCCAACGTGGGCAAGTCCACGCTGCTCAATGCTCTAGTGGGTCAGAAGATCAGTATTACGTCCCGCAAGGCGCAAACTACGCGCCACCGCATCACCGGCATCCGTACGCAAGGACAGACGCAGTTCGTCTTTGTCGATACACCTGGCTTCCAGACGCGCCACGCTACTGCGCTCAACAAGTCGCTCAACAAGACAGTCATGGGCGCTATTGGCGATGTGGACCTGATCCTCTTCGTGGTGGAGGCGGGCAGCTTTACCCTGGCCGATGCCAAGGTGCTCTCGCTGTTCAAGCCGGGTATCCCCACGCTGCTCATCGCCAACAAGCTCGACAACATCCACCGCCGCGCCGAGATCGCGCCTTGGCTCAAGAGCATGCAAGAGCGTCACCCGTTCGCCGAATTCGTGCCCATGTCGGCCAAGAACAAAGGCGACGTGGAGCGGCTTTACGGTATTTGCGAGAAGTATTTGCCCGAGGCCCCCTGGTGGTACGCCGAAGACGAATTGACGGACCGCAGCGAAAAGTTCCTCGCCAGCGAGACCGTGCGCGAAAAGCTGTTCCGCTTCACCGGTGACGAGTTGCCTTACACCTCGACCGTCATCATCGACCAGTTCAGCGAAGAAAAAAGCAAGCAGCACAAACGCCTGGTGCGCATTGCAGCCACCATCGTGGTCGAGCGCGACAGCCACAAGGCCATGGTGATCGGCGACAAGGGGGAGCGGCTCAAGCGCATCGGCACCGAGACCCGACAAGAGCTGGAAAAACTCATGGATGCCAAGGTGTTCATCGAGATATGGGTCAAGGTGCGCAGCGGCTGGGCGGACGATGAAGCACGGGTGCGCTCCTTTGGTTATGAATAG